The following coding sequences are from one Halorubrum sp. BOL3-1 window:
- a CDS encoding ATP-binding cassette domain-containing protein, with amino-acid sequence MSADRTGDGAASPPADDANKLAGDPEPLPDTSLSFGDDPLLSVSDVAVSFGDVDVVSGVDLSVDPGSFVGLVGPNGAGKTTVLRAVTGVVEPDAGTVRIGGDPAASLSAGEVGRRVASVPQATNLAFDFRVRHVVEMGRTPHLGRFDAHDVEDDAAVDAAMAAADVDRFADRSITEVSGGERQRVLLARALAQAAPLLLLDEPTASLDVNHAVETLELVRSFVDDGERGAIAAIHDLDAAARYCDEVVVLANGGVQAAGPPEPVLSGPTVGAAFDAEAFVGRDPATGTPAVTAFPPSDVEARRVHVIGTGRPAARVVARLAAAGHEPSVGVVPAGDAAAGVAADAGAAVVTAPPFEGPSAGAVAAARDLAAAADATLAVSPESSGSDGPEDALGPNAEVAAAADRLVPVSADVDDAALLDAVAAATATEK; translated from the coding sequence GTGAGCGCCGACCGCACCGGCGACGGCGCCGCCTCGCCGCCCGCGGACGACGCGAACAAACTCGCGGGCGACCCCGAGCCGCTCCCGGACACGTCGCTCTCGTTCGGCGACGACCCCCTGTTGTCGGTCTCGGACGTGGCCGTCTCGTTCGGAGACGTCGACGTGGTCTCCGGCGTCGATCTGTCGGTCGACCCCGGCTCGTTCGTCGGCCTCGTCGGGCCGAACGGCGCCGGCAAGACCACGGTGTTGCGCGCGGTGACCGGCGTCGTCGAGCCGGACGCGGGGACGGTCCGGATCGGCGGCGACCCGGCCGCGTCGCTGTCGGCCGGCGAGGTCGGGCGCCGGGTCGCGAGCGTCCCGCAGGCGACGAACCTCGCGTTCGACTTCCGGGTGCGCCATGTCGTCGAGATGGGGCGAACGCCGCACCTCGGTCGGTTCGACGCCCACGACGTCGAGGACGACGCCGCGGTCGACGCCGCGATGGCGGCCGCGGACGTCGACCGCTTCGCGGACCGGTCGATCACCGAGGTCTCCGGCGGTGAGCGCCAGCGCGTGCTGCTCGCGCGGGCGCTGGCGCAGGCCGCGCCGCTCCTCCTGTTGGACGAGCCGACCGCCAGCCTCGACGTGAACCACGCGGTCGAGACCTTAGAGCTGGTGCGCTCGTTCGTCGACGACGGCGAGCGCGGCGCGATCGCCGCGATCCACGACCTGGACGCCGCCGCTCGGTACTGCGACGAGGTCGTCGTCCTCGCGAACGGCGGCGTTCAGGCCGCCGGGCCGCCGGAGCCGGTGCTGTCCGGCCCGACCGTCGGCGCCGCCTTCGACGCGGAGGCGTTCGTCGGCCGCGACCCGGCGACCGGAACGCCCGCGGTCACGGCGTTCCCGCCGAGCGACGTCGAGGCCCGCCGCGTCCACGTGATCGGTACGGGCCGCCCGGCCGCCCGCGTCGTCGCTCGATTGGCCGCCGCGGGCCACGAGCCGTCGGTCGGCGTGGTCCCAGCCGGCGACGCGGCCGCCGGCGTCGCCGCGGACGCGGGCGCGGCGGTAGTGACGGCGCCCCCCTTCGAGGGACCGTCCGCGGGGGCGGTCGCGGCGGCGCGCGACCTCGCCGCCGCCGCCGACGCGACGCTCGCGGTCAGCCCGGAATCGTCGGGGAGCGACGGGCCCGAGGACGCGCTCGGCCCGAACGCCGAGGTGGCCGCGGCCGCGGACCGCCTCGTCCCCGTGTCCGCAGACGTCGACGACGCGGCGCTGCTCGACGCGGTCGCGGCCGCGACCGCGACCGAGAAGTGA
- the btuC gene encoding vitamin B12 ABC transporter permease BtuC, which yields MRPWLRSSAWSAAIAALLAVVVVVSAAIGPVKIPPETVVKSVLNALAVPAGIETSPSGVGPLSVPGVGPLTLPGVDLAFASPFAFPVDSVHQRIVVGVRLPRILLAALVGFSLAAAGTVMQGFFRNPMADPSIIGVSSGAAVGAVAFIVFPVALSTTVALPLVGSVDVALSRGAGTSLFAFVGALVAAFGVYAIATRGGRTPVATLLLAGVAVQTFLGAVVSYLQLQAGESLRQIVAWLMGHLSGAAWSEVAVTAVVVPPLFAVLLAYARDLNVLLLGEEEARGLGIAVERTKRILLAASALVTAAGVAFAGVIGFVGLIVPHMLRLVVGPDHRVLLPTAALAGGTFLVAADTVARSAAAEYPVGIITAAVGAPFFVYLLVTREVSEL from the coding sequence ATGCGACCCTGGCTCCGATCGTCGGCCTGGTCGGCGGCGATAGCCGCGCTCTTGGCCGTCGTCGTCGTCGTTAGCGCCGCGATCGGACCCGTCAAAATACCGCCGGAGACCGTCGTGAAATCGGTGCTGAACGCGCTCGCGGTGCCGGCGGGGATCGAAACGAGCCCGAGCGGCGTCGGCCCGCTGTCGGTGCCCGGGGTCGGGCCGCTCACGCTCCCGGGGGTCGACCTCGCGTTCGCGTCGCCGTTCGCGTTCCCCGTCGACTCCGTCCACCAGCGGATCGTCGTGGGGGTGCGGCTCCCGCGGATCCTGCTGGCCGCGCTCGTCGGGTTCTCGCTCGCGGCCGCCGGCACCGTGATGCAGGGCTTCTTCCGCAATCCGATGGCCGACCCGTCGATCATCGGCGTCTCCTCGGGGGCGGCGGTCGGCGCGGTGGCGTTCATCGTCTTCCCGGTCGCGCTCTCGACGACGGTCGCGCTCCCGCTCGTCGGGTCCGTCGACGTGGCGCTCTCGCGCGGCGCGGGCACCAGTCTGTTCGCGTTTGTCGGGGCGCTCGTCGCCGCCTTCGGCGTGTACGCGATCGCGACCCGGGGCGGTCGGACCCCCGTCGCCACCCTGCTTCTGGCCGGCGTCGCGGTCCAGACGTTCCTCGGCGCGGTCGTCTCGTACCTCCAGCTCCAGGCCGGCGAGTCGCTCCGGCAGATCGTCGCGTGGCTGATGGGCCACCTCTCGGGCGCCGCGTGGAGCGAGGTCGCCGTCACCGCCGTCGTCGTCCCGCCGCTGTTCGCCGTGCTGCTCGCGTACGCCCGCGACCTCAACGTCCTCCTGCTCGGGGAAGAGGAGGCCCGCGGGCTGGGAATCGCGGTCGAGCGCACAAAGCGGATCCTGCTCGCGGCCTCGGCGCTCGTCACGGCCGCCGGCGTCGCGTTCGCCGGCGTGATCGGGTTCGTCGGTCTCATCGTCCCGCACATGCTCCGGCTCGTCGTCGGTCCCGACCACCGGGTGCTGCTCCCGACCGCGGCGCTCGCCGGCGGCACGTTCCTCGTCGCGGCCGACACGGTCGCGCGCTCGGCGGCCGCCGAGTACCCGGTCGGTATCATCACCGCCGCGGTCGGCGCGCCCTTCTTCGTCTACCTGCTCGTGACCCGGGAGGTGTCGGAGCTGTGA
- a CDS encoding PGF-CTERM-anchored ABC transporter substrate-binding protein, translating into MRNSFAIAMAVLVTTALVVGVAGTAAGAQPTISTDGPTAGGGPSVGPAAATGPAAGPAQTDDACGFPVETTDATGTTVTLNESPDRITTLNPSAAQTLWELGEQDRVVGVSQFAFYLDGAEERANVSAEFGASVERVVDTDPDLVLAPNSSAADVGSLREQGLTVYHFPAATSVDDIAEKTETIGRLVGACDAAAETNEEMDDAVAAAEERTADIDRPAALYPLEGGYVAANNTFIDAIMNAGGADNVAATEHEAYPQLSDEVILETDPELMLVTDSEAAILEQEPYASTTAGAEENYVVMNVNYLNQPAPRSVIESTATLSNAVVEMGTEGEESTDGADGADDGTTDGDSSEDGDSSDDGDTSDGEDGNETDGNETDENETAGDTGAESPGFGVVAAALALLATGLLARRE; encoded by the coding sequence ATGCGAAACAGTTTCGCGATCGCGATGGCCGTGCTGGTGACGACCGCCCTGGTCGTCGGCGTCGCCGGGACGGCCGCGGGCGCACAGCCGACGATATCGACCGACGGACCGACCGCGGGCGGAGGGCCGTCGGTGGGACCGGCAGCGGCGACGGGACCGGCGGCCGGCCCGGCGCAGACCGACGACGCCTGCGGGTTCCCGGTCGAGACGACCGACGCGACCGGGACCACGGTGACGCTCAACGAGTCACCGGACCGGATCACGACGCTCAACCCCTCGGCCGCGCAGACGCTGTGGGAACTCGGAGAGCAGGACCGCGTCGTCGGCGTGAGCCAGTTCGCGTTCTACCTCGACGGCGCCGAGGAGCGCGCGAACGTCTCCGCCGAGTTCGGCGCGAGCGTCGAGCGCGTCGTCGACACCGACCCCGACCTCGTGTTGGCGCCGAACTCCTCGGCGGCCGACGTCGGGTCGCTCCGCGAGCAGGGGCTGACCGTCTACCACTTCCCGGCGGCGACTTCCGTCGACGACATCGCCGAGAAGACCGAGACGATCGGTCGGCTCGTCGGCGCGTGCGACGCCGCCGCCGAGACAAACGAGGAGATGGACGACGCGGTCGCGGCCGCCGAGGAGCGGACGGCCGACATCGACCGTCCCGCCGCGCTATACCCGCTCGAGGGCGGGTACGTCGCCGCGAACAACACCTTCATCGACGCGATCATGAACGCCGGCGGTGCCGACAACGTCGCCGCGACCGAACACGAGGCGTACCCGCAACTCTCCGACGAAGTCATCCTCGAAACGGACCCCGAACTGATGCTGGTCACCGACTCCGAAGCCGCCATCCTCGAACAGGAGCCGTACGCCAGCACTACCGCGGGCGCCGAGGAGAACTACGTCGTGATGAACGTGAACTACCTCAACCAGCCCGCGCCCCGCAGCGTGATCGAGTCGACGGCGACGCTCTCGAACGCGGTCGTCGAGATGGGGACCGAGGGTGAGGAGTCGACGGACGGCGCGGACGGCGCGGACGACGGCACGACTGACGGGGACTCGTCGGAGGACGGCGACTCCTCGGACGACGGAGACACCTCCGACGGCGAGGACGGGAACGAGACGGACGGGAACGAGACGGACGAGAACGAGACCGCCGGCGACACCGGCGCTGAATCCCCCGGCTTCGGCGTCGTCGCGGCCGCCCTCGCACTGCTCGCGACCGGGCTTCTCGCGCGGCGCGAGTGA
- a CDS encoding pyridoxal-phosphate dependent enzyme, with amino-acid sequence METTETTPAFRGLKSRASGRVHETADPTTIDADERARGLDPVYDYEAVDPDALFDESGVGVGRGHWRFDALLPFSAETAITAGEGATPLVPTDRLADELDVDAVYVKDEGRNPTGTVLDRGLSVALTAVAGRAAEGADVEPLVCASPGNAGQSMAAYAGRADLRSYAFVPSRCAFSNKSMTNVHGGEMRVVGGRFPDAAAAVDEQLETEYTDVGEFVTPYRHEGAKTVAFELVADLGAAPDVVVVPTGSGEVIAGIHKGFVELDRIGAVDGTPRLIAAQAAGCAPIAAAVERGLAEPEPWETPDTICGELEIPDPAGGAAAVEAVEESGGTAVGVDDDDILASAVAVAQNEVVETGAAGGAAPAGAWKLAEEEFFDGDETVVLLNGDAGLKTPDILRSHLMGQGI; translated from the coding sequence ATGGAGACGACCGAGACCACGCCGGCGTTCCGCGGGCTGAAGAGCCGCGCGTCGGGCCGGGTCCACGAGACCGCGGACCCGACGACGATCGACGCCGACGAGCGGGCGCGCGGACTCGACCCCGTCTACGATTACGAGGCCGTCGACCCCGACGCGCTGTTCGACGAATCAGGGGTCGGCGTCGGCCGCGGTCACTGGCGCTTCGACGCGCTACTGCCGTTCAGCGCGGAGACGGCGATCACCGCCGGCGAGGGCGCCACCCCCCTCGTCCCGACCGACCGCCTCGCGGACGAGCTCGATGTCGACGCGGTCTACGTCAAAGACGAGGGACGGAATCCGACCGGAACCGTCCTCGACCGCGGGCTCTCCGTCGCGCTCACGGCGGTCGCGGGCCGGGCCGCCGAGGGCGCCGACGTCGAGCCGCTCGTCTGTGCGAGCCCGGGCAACGCCGGGCAGTCGATGGCGGCGTACGCGGGCCGGGCGGACCTGCGCTCGTACGCGTTCGTCCCCTCTCGGTGTGCGTTCTCGAACAAGTCGATGACGAACGTCCACGGCGGTGAGATGCGCGTGGTCGGCGGGCGCTTCCCGGACGCGGCCGCCGCGGTCGACGAGCAGCTGGAGACGGAGTACACCGACGTCGGGGAGTTCGTCACCCCGTACCGCCACGAGGGCGCGAAGACGGTCGCGTTCGAGCTGGTCGCGGACCTCGGCGCGGCGCCCGACGTCGTCGTCGTCCCGACCGGCTCCGGCGAGGTGATCGCCGGAATCCACAAGGGGTTCGTCGAACTCGACCGGATCGGCGCGGTCGACGGTACGCCCCGACTCATCGCCGCCCAGGCGGCCGGCTGCGCCCCGATCGCGGCCGCGGTCGAGCGCGGACTCGCGGAGCCGGAGCCGTGGGAGACGCCCGACACCATCTGCGGCGAACTGGAGATCCCGGACCCCGCCGGCGGCGCCGCCGCGGTCGAGGCGGTCGAGGAGAGCGGCGGGACTGCGGTCGGCGTCGACGACGACGACATCCTCGCGAGCGCGGTCGCGGTCGCGCAAAACGAGGTCGTCGAGACCGGCGCCGCGGGCGGGGCCGCCCCCGCCGGGGCGTGGAAACTCGCGGAGGAGGAGTTCTTCGACGGCGACGAGACCGTCGTCCTGCTCAACGGCGACGCCGGGCTGAAGACGCCCGACATCCTCCGCAGCCACCTGATGGGTCAGGGAATCTAG
- a CDS encoding NAD(P)/FAD-dependent oxidoreductase: protein MDGDVTVVGGGLAGLVAARRLAETGADVTLYERRPEVGGRVRTETVDGFTIDRGFQVLFDSYPAVKRELGSDRLNDLDLRTFAPGATICRPGKRSVLSDPLRDPLGAIPSLLNDEVPFSDKLRTLALRYDLSKRDEGDFFAGSDESIREYLRGWGFAEDYVENFVEPFYGGITLDRSLSTSKHVFEYTFRAMGRGSIGVPAAGMAALPAALADRAREAGVTIETGVDVEAVRVAGGGRIPFRTGRSEAEGATVELADGATRETDAVVVAASPPEVRRLTGVESVPTEGVPNVTGWYALPESEAPDAGDRILLNAADDAPNAVIPMSEVAPEYAPDGQALFAATFLGTDALDRDADALREAVLDTLAAWFPGGDFDALETVDVHRIRFAQFAQPPGVHADLPAPDDPDGPVVLAGDYTEWSSIQGALESGRTAAETAEGYL from the coding sequence ATGGACGGAGACGTCACCGTGGTCGGCGGCGGCCTCGCGGGACTCGTCGCGGCGAGGCGACTCGCTGAAACGGGCGCGGACGTGACGCTGTACGAGCGACGCCCCGAGGTCGGCGGGCGCGTCCGGACCGAGACAGTCGACGGGTTCACCATCGACCGAGGCTTCCAAGTGCTGTTCGACAGCTACCCCGCGGTCAAGCGCGAACTCGGCTCCGACCGCCTCAACGACCTCGACCTCCGGACGTTCGCGCCGGGCGCGACGATCTGCCGCCCCGGGAAGCGCTCGGTCCTCTCCGACCCGCTCCGCGACCCGCTCGGGGCGATCCCGTCGCTCCTGAACGACGAGGTCCCCTTCTCGGACAAGCTCCGCACCCTCGCGCTCCGGTACGACCTCTCGAAGCGCGACGAGGGCGACTTCTTCGCCGGCTCCGACGAGTCCATCCGCGAGTATCTCCGCGGCTGGGGGTTCGCGGAGGACTACGTCGAGAACTTCGTCGAACCGTTCTACGGCGGGATCACGCTCGACCGGAGCCTCTCGACCTCCAAGCACGTCTTCGAGTACACGTTCCGCGCGATGGGCCGCGGGTCGATCGGCGTCCCGGCCGCGGGCATGGCCGCGCTCCCCGCCGCGCTCGCGGACCGCGCCCGCGAGGCCGGCGTGACGATCGAGACCGGCGTGGACGTGGAGGCGGTCCGGGTCGCGGGCGGCGGCCGCATCCCGTTCCGAACCGGGCGCAGTGAGGCCGAGGGTGCCACCGTCGAACTCGCGGACGGCGCGACCCGCGAGACCGACGCGGTCGTCGTCGCGGCCTCGCCGCCCGAGGTGCGCCGGCTCACCGGCGTCGAATCGGTCCCGACCGAGGGCGTCCCGAACGTCACCGGCTGGTACGCGCTCCCCGAGAGCGAGGCGCCCGACGCCGGCGACCGGATCCTGCTCAACGCCGCGGACGACGCGCCGAACGCCGTGATCCCGATGTCGGAAGTCGCGCCCGAGTACGCGCCCGACGGTCAGGCGCTGTTCGCGGCGACGTTCCTCGGCACGGACGCGCTCGACCGGGACGCCGACGCGCTCCGCGAGGCCGTCCTCGACACCCTGGCGGCGTGGTTCCCCGGCGGCGATTTCGACGCGCTGGAGACCGTCGACGTCCACCGGATCCGGTTCGCGCAGTTCGCGCAGCCGCCGGGCGTCCACGCCGATCTGCCGGCCCCGGACGACCCGGACGGGCCGGTCGTCCTCGCGGGCGACTACACCGAGTGGTCGTCGATCCAGGGCGCGCTGGAGAGCGGACGGACGGCGGCGGAGACGGCGGAAGGGTATCTGTAG
- a CDS encoding thiamine pyrophosphate-dependent enzyme yields MTESGPNDGADPLADEDVFRILDADGYPLPDATVPDLSDERFRAIYRDLVVTRRFDERAVSLQRQGRIGTYAPCAGQGGSAVGSTHALADDDLISYQYREHGAVVVRDLLSEYLPYWTGHESGTEAIAEGNVFPLNIGIAAHLPHAVGAAWAFDHRDEDRVVACHFGDGATSEGDFHEAMNFAGVFDTPTLFCCHNNGWAISIPESRQTASETFAAKATAYGFDGVRVDGMDPLASYAVTREAAERARRGGEGGGGGESETDGDDAPRPALIEFVEYRFGAHTTADDPSAYRDPDAVEPWRALDPIDRTETFLRETGRIDDEGVAAIRAEADDVVAGAIDHAESIETDPADMFDYAYAELPPEVRRQRDELLAAVDERGEEAFLREE; encoded by the coding sequence ATGACCGAATCCGGCCCCAACGACGGCGCCGACCCCCTCGCCGACGAGGACGTCTTCCGGATCCTCGACGCGGACGGCTACCCCCTGCCGGACGCGACGGTCCCGGACCTCTCGGACGAGCGGTTCCGCGCGATCTACCGCGACCTGGTCGTCACGCGGCGGTTCGACGAGCGGGCCGTCAGCCTCCAGCGGCAGGGCCGGATCGGGACGTACGCGCCCTGCGCGGGCCAGGGGGGGTCGGCGGTCGGGTCGACGCACGCGCTCGCGGACGACGACCTGATCTCCTACCAGTACCGCGAACACGGCGCGGTCGTCGTCCGCGACCTCCTCTCGGAGTACCTCCCCTACTGGACGGGCCACGAGTCGGGGACCGAGGCGATCGCCGAGGGGAACGTCTTCCCGCTCAACATCGGGATCGCGGCGCACCTCCCGCACGCGGTCGGCGCGGCGTGGGCGTTCGACCACCGCGACGAGGATCGGGTCGTCGCCTGTCACTTCGGCGACGGGGCGACGAGCGAGGGCGACTTCCACGAGGCGATGAACTTCGCGGGCGTGTTCGACACGCCCACCCTCTTCTGCTGTCACAACAACGGCTGGGCCATCTCGATTCCGGAGTCCCGACAGACCGCGAGCGAGACGTTCGCGGCGAAGGCGACCGCCTACGGCTTCGACGGTGTCCGCGTCGACGGCATGGACCCGCTCGCGAGCTACGCGGTCACGCGGGAGGCCGCCGAGCGCGCGAGACGGGGCGGCGAGGGCGGAGGCGGCGGCGAGAGCGAAACGGACGGCGACGACGCCCCTCGTCCGGCCCTGATCGAGTTCGTCGAGTACCGGTTCGGCGCGCACACGACCGCCGACGACCCGAGCGCCTACCGCGACCCGGACGCCGTCGAGCCGTGGCGCGCGCTCGACCCGATCGACCGCACGGAGACGTTCCTCCGGGAGACCGGTCGGATCGACGACGAGGGGGTCGCGGCGATCCGGGCGGAGGCCGACGACGTCGTCGCCGGCGCGATAGACCACGCCGAGTCGATCGAGACCGACCCCGCCGACATGTTTGACTACGCCTACGCCGAACTGCCGCCCGAGGTCCGCAGGCAGCGAGACGAGCTGCTCGCGGCCGTCGACGAACGCGGCGAGGAGGCGTTCCTGCGCGAGGAGTGA
- a CDS encoding NAD(P)-dependent alcohol dehydrogenase: protein MEAARLHEYTDDMREGLAIDEVDRPAATGPDDVIVEIEGAGWCQTDNHIIEGMWTEYVPQELPLTLGHENAGTVVETGEDVEIVSAGDPVICHPVQTCGTCRPCRLGETMHCENSAFNGLTHDGGFAEYLHTSERAVIPLPSGVEPIDIAPHADAGITAYHAVKKAAGKLNPGDHAVVIGVGGLGHIGLQCLDATSAARITAVDLKESALDLAEGYGADHLINPSDDDVPAEIEGITDGTGAAQVLDFVGADETTGYAPEITAPGGDHHIIGYGGHVHEPAQALVNGEFSFVGNIVGRYAELQELVALVEQGDVDLHTSRYDLGEINTVAEKLEHREIDGRAVITP from the coding sequence ATGGAAGCAGCCAGACTCCACGAGTACACGGACGACATGCGCGAAGGACTCGCCATCGACGAGGTCGACCGTCCGGCGGCGACGGGACCGGACGACGTGATCGTCGAGATCGAGGGCGCGGGGTGGTGCCAGACGGACAACCACATCATTGAGGGGATGTGGACGGAGTACGTACCCCAGGAACTGCCGCTGACGCTGGGTCACGAGAACGCGGGAACGGTCGTCGAAACGGGCGAGGACGTCGAGATCGTCTCTGCCGGCGACCCGGTGATCTGCCACCCGGTCCAGACCTGCGGGACGTGTCGCCCGTGTCGGCTCGGCGAGACGATGCACTGCGAGAACAGCGCGTTCAACGGGCTCACCCACGACGGCGGCTTCGCCGAATACCTCCACACCAGCGAGCGGGCGGTCATCCCGCTTCCGAGCGGGGTCGAACCGATCGACATCGCGCCGCACGCGGACGCCGGCATCACCGCGTACCACGCGGTCAAGAAGGCGGCCGGGAAATTGAATCCCGGCGACCACGCCGTCGTCATCGGGGTCGGGGGACTCGGTCACATCGGACTCCAGTGTCTGGACGCGACGAGCGCGGCCCGCATCACCGCCGTCGACCTCAAGGAGTCGGCGCTCGACCTCGCGGAGGGGTACGGCGCCGACCACCTGATCAACCCGTCCGACGACGACGTCCCCGCCGAGATCGAGGGGATCACGGACGGGACCGGCGCGGCACAGGTGCTCGACTTCGTCGGCGCCGACGAGACCACCGGGTACGCTCCGGAGATCACCGCCCCCGGCGGCGACCACCACATCATCGGCTACGGCGGCCACGTCCACGAGCCGGCGCAGGCGCTCGTCAACGGCGAGTTCTCCTTCGTCGGCAACATCGTCGGGCGGTACGCCGAACTCCAGGAACTTGTCGCGCTCGTCGAGCAGGGCGACGTCGACCTCCACACCAGCCGGTACGACCTCGGTGAGATCAACACGGTCGCCGAGAAGCTCGAACACCGCGAGATCGACGGGCGAGCCGTCATCACGCCGTAG
- a CDS encoding amidohydrolase family protein, whose translation MYEMDGEEIFVIDGHVHMWDARKENIIHEGGEQFLQCFYDYHTGFTPEEEQWDIDTYRHYGADKMTEDLFGNAAADMAVFQPTYLDDFYDEGFNTTEQNAELAEEYPDRFVLNGSFDPRDGEEGLRYLEHLKEEYDIPGVKLYTAEWRGESKGWRLDSDDAFEFLEKCAELGIENINAHKGPTIRPLNRDAFDVEDIDDAASSFPELNFIVNHVGLPRLDDFCWIAAQEPNVYGGIAVASAMSTHRERKFGEIMGELLFWLGEDRVLFGSDYALWNPDWLVDQVMNAELTDEQKDEYGVELDVDTMKKIMGENAADLYDIDIEEKKRQFRDDDITERFDLADHYGGDAGAAAD comes from the coding sequence ATGTACGAGATGGACGGCGAGGAGATATTCGTCATCGACGGGCACGTCCACATGTGGGACGCGCGAAAAGAGAACATCATCCACGAAGGGGGGGAGCAGTTCCTCCAGTGTTTCTACGATTACCACACCGGGTTCACGCCGGAGGAGGAACAGTGGGACATCGACACGTATCGGCACTACGGCGCCGACAAGATGACCGAGGACCTGTTCGGGAACGCGGCTGCCGACATGGCGGTCTTCCAGCCGACGTACCTCGACGACTTCTACGACGAGGGCTTCAACACGACCGAACAGAACGCGGAACTCGCGGAGGAGTATCCGGACCGGTTTGTCCTCAACGGGAGCTTCGATCCCCGTGACGGCGAAGAGGGGCTCCGGTACCTCGAACACCTCAAAGAGGAGTATGACATTCCCGGCGTGAAGCTGTACACCGCCGAGTGGCGCGGCGAGTCGAAAGGGTGGCGTCTCGACAGCGACGACGCCTTCGAGTTCCTAGAGAAGTGTGCGGAGCTCGGCATCGAGAACATCAACGCCCACAAGGGGCCGACGATCCGCCCGCTCAACCGCGACGCGTTCGACGTGGAGGACATCGACGACGCCGCCTCCTCGTTCCCGGAGCTCAACTTCATCGTCAACCACGTCGGGCTCCCGCGGCTCGACGACTTCTGTTGGATCGCCGCGCAGGAACCGAACGTGTACGGTGGGATCGCGGTTGCGTCCGCGATGTCGACCCATCGGGAGCGGAAATTCGGCGAAATCATGGGCGAGCTCCTCTTCTGGCTCGGTGAGGACCGAGTCCTGTTCGGCTCCGACTACGCGCTGTGGAACCCGGACTGGCTCGTCGACCAAGTGATGAACGCGGAGCTCACCGACGAGCAGAAAGACGAGTACGGCGTCGAACTCGACGTCGACACGATGAAAAAAATCATGGGCGAGAACGCCGCGGATCTGTACGACATCGACATCGAGGAGAAGAAACGGCAGTTCCGCGACGACGACATCACCGAGCGGTTCGACCTAGCCGACCACTACGGCGGCGACGCGGGGGCCGCGGCGGACTGA
- a CDS encoding iron-sulfur cluster assembly protein, with protein sequence MSGSQSDTGGDPTGRTAVQSQLDRVEDPELARSIVELDYIDAIDVDGGRVEVRFTLPTAWCSPAFAWMMATDARDEVESLDWVRESRIELCDHMHSEEITAGVNARDGFGETFPDADGDVASVRAAIADKARVSRQREAVRTLLDAGVDPEQVVSLVRADLTVAGDEAHVDLDGLSVVVDAEPIADYLDRVTTSGRVTAPDDTLFLTPEGDPIPADELDVVQNRSRLASVNMGGQGAVCDALHRARHGADGPDGSGSPSFDRSTYDGDVGEFTSTWTAGVDD encoded by the coding sequence ATGTCGGGAAGCCAGAGTGACACCGGGGGCGATCCGACCGGGCGGACGGCGGTCCAGAGCCAACTGGACCGCGTCGAGGACCCGGAACTCGCCCGCTCCATCGTCGAACTCGACTACATCGACGCGATCGACGTCGACGGCGGCCGCGTCGAAGTCCGGTTCACGCTTCCCACGGCGTGGTGCTCGCCCGCCTTCGCGTGGATGATGGCGACCGACGCCCGCGACGAGGTGGAGTCGCTCGACTGGGTCCGCGAGAGCCGGATCGAGCTGTGTGACCACATGCACAGCGAGGAGATAACCGCCGGGGTGAACGCCCGCGACGGGTTCGGCGAGACGTTCCCGGACGCCGACGGCGACGTCGCATCGGTCCGAGCCGCCATCGCCGACAAGGCCCGCGTGTCCAGACAGCGCGAGGCCGTCCGGACCCTGCTCGACGCCGGAGTCGACCCCGAACAGGTCGTCTCGCTCGTTCGCGCCGACCTGACGGTAGCCGGCGACGAGGCGCACGTCGACCTCGACGGGCTGTCCGTCGTCGTCGACGCCGAGCCGATCGCCGACTATCTCGACCGCGTCACGACGAGCGGGCGCGTGACGGCCCCCGACGACACGCTCTTCCTGACGCCGGAGGGCGACCCGATCCCGGCGGACGAACTGGACGTGGTACAGAATCGCTCCCGGCTCGCGAGCGTGAACATGGGCGGACAGGGGGCCGTGTGTGACGCGCTCCACCGCGCGCGCCACGGCGCCGACGGCCCGGACGGGTCCGGGTCACCGTCGTTCGACCGGTCGACCTACGACGGCGACGTCGGCGAATTCACCTCGACGTGGACGGCCGGCGTCGACGACTGA